A portion of the Blastochloris tepida genome contains these proteins:
- a CDS encoding CCA tRNA nucleotidyltransferase yields MTGSTALVPSLAGAAWLFDGPPARVLAVLDRDGEEARVVGGAVRNALMGQPPGDIDIATTATPDEVMRRALAAGLKPVPTGLDHGTVTVVADGVGIEVTTLRQDVETDGRRAVVAFGRDWEADARRRDFTINAFSADRTGHVYDPIGGFDDLARRRVRFIGDPVTRIREDYLRILRFFRFHAGYGVGAPDAAGLHACLAERAGLAKLSRERIRLELMKLFKAPDAGPTLQVMAETGLIHAVLGGIATPIPFARLAAIEAAQGLAPDPVRRLAVLAVRIEEDAARLHDRLRLANDETRRLTRIAAHWRHAIAMTVEEARTLLYRLGAPDYRDVVLAALAMSGDAADAPSWADRLDLPQRWTPQPCPIKAADLMARGLKPGPVLGQALAQAEAAWIAAGFPMAPDAIARIIDATVGLGCPE; encoded by the coding sequence ATGACCGGTTCCACCGCCCTCGTCCCCTCGCTGGCCGGTGCCGCCTGGCTGTTCGACGGGCCGCCGGCCCGGGTGCTGGCGGTGCTCGACCGCGACGGCGAGGAGGCGCGGGTGGTCGGCGGTGCGGTCCGCAACGCCCTGATGGGCCAGCCGCCCGGCGACATCGACATCGCCACCACCGCCACCCCGGACGAGGTGATGCGCCGCGCCCTCGCCGCCGGGCTGAAGCCGGTGCCGACCGGGCTCGACCACGGCACGGTGACGGTGGTGGCCGATGGCGTCGGCATCGAGGTGACGACGCTGCGCCAGGATGTCGAGACCGACGGACGGCGCGCCGTGGTCGCCTTCGGCCGCGACTGGGAGGCCGATGCGCGGCGCCGCGACTTCACCATCAACGCCTTCTCGGCCGACCGCACCGGCCACGTCTATGACCCGATCGGCGGCTTCGACGATCTGGCGCGGCGCCGGGTGCGGTTCATCGGCGATCCCGTCACCCGCATCCGCGAGGACTATCTGCGCATCCTGCGCTTCTTCCGCTTCCACGCCGGCTATGGGGTGGGCGCGCCGGACGCTGCCGGCCTCCACGCCTGCCTCGCCGAGCGGGCGGGTCTCGCAAAACTGTCGCGCGAGCGCATCCGGCTGGAGCTGATGAAGCTGTTCAAGGCGCCGGACGCCGGGCCGACATTGCAGGTGATGGCCGAGACCGGGCTGATCCATGCCGTGCTCGGCGGCATCGCCACGCCGATCCCCTTCGCCCGCCTCGCCGCCATCGAGGCGGCGCAGGGCCTCGCCCCCGATCCGGTGCGGCGGCTGGCGGTGCTGGCGGTGCGCATCGAGGAGGACGCGGCCCGCCTGCACGACCGGCTGCGCCTCGCCAATGACGAGACAAGGCGGCTGACGCGGATCGCCGCGCACTGGCGTCACGCCATCGCGATGACCGTCGAGGAGGCGCGCACGCTTCTCTACCGGCTGGGGGCGCCGGACTATCGCGACGTCGTGCTTGCCGCCCTCGCAATGTCGGGCGATGCCGCCGACGCGCCTTCGTGGGCGGACCGGCTCGACCTGCCGCAGCGCTGGACGCCACAGCCCTGCCCGATCAAGGCCGCCGACCTGATGGCCCGCGGCCTGAAGCCCGGCCCCGTTTTGGGGCAGGCGCTGGCGCAGGCCGAGGCGGCCTGGATCGCCGCAGGCTTCCCCATGGCGCCGGACGCGATCGCCCGCATCATCGATGCGACGGTGGGGCTGGGCTGCCCGGAGTGA
- a CDS encoding DUF6111 family protein, producing MLRTFLIQAGLFLAPFAAYAIYLAIRRRPLRSAESWTVPVLVWCGGLAVILTVTGLLLLTQFERAPAGSTYIPPHIEDGRVVPGQFR from the coding sequence ATGCTCCGCACCTTTCTCATCCAGGCCGGGCTGTTCCTCGCCCCGTTCGCGGCCTACGCGATCTATCTCGCCATTCGCCGCCGGCCGCTGCGCTCCGCCGAGAGCTGGACCGTGCCGGTGCTGGTGTGGTGCGGCGGGCTGGCGGTGATCCTGACCGTGACCGGCCTGCTGCTGCTCACCCAGTTCGAGCGCGCGCCCGCCGGCTCGACCTACATTCCGCCCCACATCGAGGATGGCCGGGTGGTGCCGGGCCAGTTCCGATGA
- a CDS encoding CoA pyrophosphatase, whose product MSDIDLREADPLADFLARVETRLHPLPVGADHAEPAAIRGDHDLDPSMAMPPGSPPPRPAAVLVPVIARPEPTVLLTQRSAALPEHPGQIAFPGGKIDPADQTPIATALREAEEEIGLDPARVAPLGLLDTYLSRTGFRILPVVAVVRPPFDLMINPHEVDEAFEVPLAFLMEPAHHLQHSRLWKGRERTYYAMPFGDRYIWGVTAGILRNLWERVYR is encoded by the coding sequence GTGAGCGATATTGACCTGAGAGAAGCCGACCCGCTGGCCGATTTCCTGGCGCGGGTCGAGACCCGGCTTCATCCGCTGCCGGTGGGCGCGGACCATGCCGAGCCGGCGGCGATCCGCGGCGACCACGACCTCGACCCGTCGATGGCCATGCCCCCCGGCAGCCCGCCGCCGCGCCCGGCCGCCGTGCTGGTGCCGGTGATCGCCCGCCCCGAGCCGACCGTGCTGCTCACCCAGCGCTCGGCGGCGCTGCCCGAGCACCCGGGCCAGATCGCCTTCCCCGGCGGCAAGATCGACCCGGCCGACCAAACCCCGATCGCCACGGCGCTGCGCGAGGCCGAGGAGGAGATCGGGCTCGACCCTGCCCGCGTCGCGCCGTTGGGGCTGCTCGACACCTATCTGTCGCGCACCGGCTTTCGCATCCTGCCGGTGGTGGCGGTGGTGCGGCCGCCCTTCGATCTCATGATCAACCCGCACGAGGTGGACGAGGCGTTCGAGGTGCCGCTCGCCTTCCTGATGGAGCCGGCGCACCACCTGCAGCATTCGCGCCTGTGGAAAGGCCGGGAGCGTACCTACTACGCCATGCCGTTCGGCGACCGCTATATCTGGGGCGTCACCGCCGGGATTCTCCGCAACCTCTGGGAACGGGTCTATCGCTGA
- a CDS encoding DUF1285 domain-containing protein, which yields MTEPGKPPPQPCDAPAPGGLEALMRAAGAAKGPPPLEAWSPPDCGDIDMRIGRDGTWFYQGSPIGRPALVKLFAAILKREGERYVLVTPAEKCGITVEDSPFLAVEMAMDDGNGPRTLVFRTNVDDVVRCGPEHPLRFETGASGGLKPYLHVRRGLWARLTRPLFYDLVALGEEQMVEGRAMFGIASGGGFFAMAPTSEIAELM from the coding sequence ATGACGGAACCAGGGAAACCGCCGCCGCAGCCTTGCGATGCCCCTGCCCCCGGCGGGCTGGAGGCGCTGATGCGCGCGGCCGGCGCCGCCAAGGGGCCGCCGCCGCTCGAGGCGTGGTCGCCGCCCGACTGCGGCGACATCGACATGCGCATCGGCCGCGACGGCACCTGGTTCTACCAGGGCTCGCCGATCGGCCGGCCGGCGCTGGTGAAGCTGTTCGCCGCCATCCTCAAGCGCGAGGGCGAGCGCTATGTTCTGGTGACGCCCGCCGAGAAATGCGGGATCACGGTCGAGGATTCGCCCTTCCTGGCGGTCGAGATGGCAATGGACGACGGCAACGGCCCGCGCACCTTGGTGTTCCGCACCAATGTCGACGACGTGGTGCGCTGCGGCCCGGAGCATCCATTGCGCTTCGAGACCGGGGCGAGCGGCGGCCTGAAGCCCTACCTGCACGTGCGCCGCGGCCTGTGGGCGCGCCTGACCCGGCCGCTGTTCTACGACCTCGTGGCGCTGGGCGAGGAGCAGATGGTCGAAGGCCGGGCGATGTTCGGCATCGCCTCGGGCGGCGGCTTCTTTGCGATGGCGCCGACCTCCGAGATCGCGGAGTTGATGTGA
- a CDS encoding AAA family ATPase, with protein MPAETTESLDALVVRAAESTANHVRSARAAIGQVIFGQETVVEQALITILSGGHALLVGVPGLAKTKLVDTLGLVLGLDARRVQFTPDLMPSDILGSEVLEESATGKRSFRFISGPVFAQLLMADEINRASPRTQSALLQAMQEYHVTIAGQRHDLPKPFHVLATQNPLEQEGTYPLPEAQLDRFLMQIDVDYPDREAERRILFETTGAEEARAHAAMTAEDLMAAQRLVRRLPAGESVVNAVLDLVRSARPGGEGGSPLGSAIAWGPGPRASQALMLAVRARALLDGRFAPSVDDVLALAEPILKHRMALTFQARAEGETVAGVIAKLKARIG; from the coding sequence ATGCCGGCGGAGACGACCGAAAGCCTGGATGCCCTGGTGGTGCGTGCCGCCGAAAGCACGGCCAACCATGTGCGCTCAGCCCGCGCCGCCATCGGCCAGGTGATCTTCGGCCAGGAGACGGTGGTCGAGCAGGCGCTGATCACCATCCTGTCGGGCGGCCACGCGCTCCTGGTCGGCGTGCCGGGCCTCGCCAAGACCAAGCTCGTCGATACGCTGGGTCTCGTGCTCGGGCTCGATGCAAGGCGCGTGCAGTTCACGCCCGATTTGATGCCCTCCGACATTCTGGGCTCGGAGGTGCTGGAGGAGAGCGCCACCGGCAAGCGGTCGTTCCGCTTCATCTCGGGGCCGGTGTTCGCCCAGCTCTTGATGGCCGACGAGATCAACCGCGCCAGCCCGCGCACCCAGTCGGCGCTGCTGCAGGCGATGCAGGAATATCACGTCACCATCGCTGGCCAGCGCCACGATTTGCCGAAGCCCTTCCACGTGCTCGCCACCCAGAACCCGCTGGAGCAGGAGGGCACCTATCCGCTGCCCGAGGCCCAGCTCGACCGCTTCCTGATGCAGATCGACGTCGACTATCCCGACCGCGAGGCCGAGCGGCGCATCCTGTTCGAGACCACCGGCGCCGAGGAGGCGCGGGCGCACGCGGCGATGACCGCCGAGGACCTGATGGCGGCGCAGCGCCTCGTCCGCCGCCTGCCGGCCGGCGAGTCGGTGGTGAATGCGGTGCTCGACCTCGTGCGCTCAGCCCGGCCGGGCGGCGAGGGCGGCTCGCCGCTCGGATCCGCCATCGCCTGGGGGCCGGGGCCGCGCGCCTCGCAGGCGCTGATGCTGGCGGTGCGCGCCCGCGCCCTGCTCGACGGCCGCTTCGCCCCCTCGGTCGATGACGTGCTGGCGCTGGCCGAGCCGATCCTCAAGCACCGCATGGCGCTCACCTTCCAGGCCCGCGCCGAGGGCGAGACGGTGGCCGGGGTCATCGCCAAGCTGAAAGCAAGGATCGGATGA
- a CDS encoding DUF58 domain-containing protein: MTGATRFDAALRPAVQEAVGLAASLPRLVLEARRIAQTVVHGLHGRRRAGSGENFWQYRRFADGEPALRIDWRRSARDDHLYVREQEWEAAHTVWIWPDRSRSMAFASKGIAQTKGERALVVAFALADLLVRGGERVGMPGTMRPTASRNVIERMADALLHAGDGAESLPPPFAAQPLSEAVILSDLWEPLDSIAATVDRLAAQGLHGHLVQIVDPAEETFPYAGRVEFHEEEAGLTITAGRAESWRQDYQTRLAAHREGLKAMALAHGWTFAIHRTDRPATELLLALHARMGEGRPVANRRSASFEPAEPA; the protein is encoded by the coding sequence ATGACCGGCGCGACACGCTTCGATGCCGCGCTGCGCCCGGCCGTCCAGGAGGCGGTGGGGCTGGCCGCAAGCCTGCCGCGCCTCGTGCTGGAGGCCCGCCGCATCGCCCAGACCGTGGTGCACGGCCTGCACGGCCGCCGCCGCGCCGGCTCGGGCGAAAATTTCTGGCAATACCGCCGCTTCGCCGATGGCGAGCCGGCGCTGCGGATCGACTGGCGGCGCTCGGCGCGCGACGATCATCTCTATGTGCGCGAGCAGGAATGGGAGGCCGCCCACACCGTGTGGATCTGGCCCGACCGCTCGCGCTCGATGGCCTTCGCCTCGAAGGGGATCGCTCAGACCAAGGGCGAGCGGGCGCTGGTGGTGGCGTTCGCGCTCGCCGACCTCCTGGTGCGCGGCGGCGAGCGGGTCGGCATGCCCGGCACGATGCGCCCCACCGCCAGCCGCAACGTCATTGAGCGCATGGCCGACGCGCTGCTGCATGCCGGCGACGGCGCCGAGAGCCTGCCGCCGCCGTTCGCCGCGCAGCCGCTGTCCGAGGCCGTGATCCTGTCCGACCTGTGGGAGCCGCTCGACAGCATCGCCGCGACCGTCGACCGCCTTGCCGCCCAGGGCCTGCATGGCCATCTGGTGCAGATCGTCGATCCGGCCGAGGAAACCTTCCCCTATGCCGGCCGCGTCGAGTTCCACGAGGAGGAGGCGGGCCTGACCATCACCGCCGGCCGCGCCGAGAGCTGGCGCCAGGACTATCAGACCCGCCTCGCCGCCCATCGCGAGGGGCTGAAGGCCATGGCGCTGGCGCACGGCTGGACCTTCGCCATCCACCGCACCGACCGGCCGGCGACCGAGCTGCTGCTGGCGCTGCACGCCCGCATGGGCGAGGGCCGTCCGGTCGCCAATCGCCGCAGCGCGAGCTTTGAGCCGGCGGAGCCCGCCTGA